The Streptomyces sp. NBC_00569 genomic sequence CCGGCGCCGCGGTCGCCTCGTTCCTGGCCGTACGCGATTTCTTCCCCTTCCTCGTGGCCGCCTGTCTCTACGCGAGCGCGCAGTCGGGACTCGCGGCCGCCCGTCAGGCGCTGCTCGCCGGTCTCGTGGCCAAGGAGGACCGCACGGGCGCGCTCGCCCATCTGCAGTCGACCCTCAACGCGGGTCTGGCGGTGGGCGCGGCGCTCGGCGGCCTCGCACTGTCCGCCGGGACGAGGTCGGCGTATCTCACGGTCTTCGCGATCGATGCCCTGAGTTTCGTCCTCTGTGCGCTCGTCCTGCTGCGGCTCCCGGCCGTCGCGCCGGCACCGGCCGTCCGGGGAGCGAAGCTCGAAGTGCTGAGGGACCGGCCCTACGCCGCCGTGACGCTCCTCAACACCGTCCTTCTCCTGCGGATGCCGCTGCTCAGCCTCGGGCTCCCGCTGTGGATCAACGAGCGCACCCACGCCCCCACATGGCTCGTCTCCGCGCTCTTCATCCTCAACACCGGCGCCGTGATGCTCTTCCAGGTCCGCACGGCCCGCTCGGTCTCGGGCCTCTCCACGGCGGCCCGCGCCATCCGCCGGTCGGGCGTGCTCATGCTGCTGGCCTGCGGTGTCTTCGCCGCCTCGGCCGCCGGCTCGGTCTGGGCGGCGGCCGCCGCCCTGGTCGGCGGGTCGGTGCTCCTGGTCGCCGCCGAGATGCTCCAGTCGGCCGGATCCTGGCAGCTCGGCTTCGATCTCGCCCCGGCCGGACGCATCGGCGAGTACCAGGGCTTCTTCGGTACGGGCGTCACCGTCGCCCGCACGCTGGGCCCGTTGCTGCTCACCGCGCTGCTGCTGGGGATGGGCGCGACCGGATGGCTGCTGCTCGGCGGTCTGATCCTGGCGGCGTCGTACGCGCTGGGGCCGGTGGCGCGGTGGGCGGCGAAAACGCGCCAAGATCCGGCGCCGGTACCGATCACGGCCTCGAC encodes the following:
- a CDS encoding MFS transporter → MPNLLPPAGPQRTLALAQLSNSLGDGAYYVTSALYFTHVVGLAPARIGLGLTVAWAVGSVVGVPLGRIADRRGPRGTAVLLALATGAAVASFLAVRDFFPFLVAACLYASAQSGLAAARQALLAGLVAKEDRTGALAHLQSTLNAGLAVGAALGGLALSAGTRSAYLTVFAIDALSFVLCALVLLRLPAVAPAPAVRGAKLEVLRDRPYAAVTLLNTVLLLRMPLLSLGLPLWINERTHAPTWLVSALFILNTGAVMLFQVRTARSVSGLSTAARAIRRSGVLMLLACGVFAASAAGSVWAAAAALVGGSVLLVAAEMLQSAGSWQLGFDLAPAGRIGEYQGFFGTGVTVARTLGPLLLTALLLGMGATGWLLLGGLILAASYALGPVARWAAKTRQDPAPVPITASTA